From the Maioricimonas rarisocia genome, one window contains:
- a CDS encoding DUF1501 domain-containing protein, protein MFPSPHQAALEQTRRSFLRRSALGIGPVALMSLLARHGNAAPSRDPFAGVLPAPHHPPRVKRIVHLCMAGGPSHLETFDEKPKLREMHGEPMPSSLTEGQQIAQLQGRELKCFAPQFEFQSFGESGQRICSLFPQIGSVADDLCIIRSMHTDQINHDPAHTLFNTGSSQAGRPSMGSWLLYGLGQECDDLPGYVVLTSVGKGGQAQPIAARQWHSGFLPSRYQGVQFHSSGAPVLYLNRPEGVSLQQQSRLVDTVNQLNRQFDDVVDDPEIATRIQQYEMAFRMQTSVPELMDLSSESKETFDAYGTQGGDGTFASNCLLARRLLEKGVRFVQLYHRAWDHHGGIKRSMEITANEVDQATAAFIRDLKQRGLYDDTLIVWGGEFGRTPMAQGSGRDHHIKGFSMLLSGGAVRGGTSWGGTDELGYNAVEHPMHVRDFHATMLHLFGIDHRRFSYRFQGLDFRLTGVEEAHVVRDILT, encoded by the coding sequence ATGTTTCCTTCCCCGCACCAAGCCGCTCTCGAGCAGACCCGTCGCAGCTTCCTCCGCCGTTCCGCACTCGGCATCGGCCCGGTTGCGTTGATGTCGCTGCTGGCTCGCCACGGCAACGCCGCCCCCTCGCGGGACCCGTTCGCCGGGGTTCTGCCGGCACCGCATCATCCGCCCCGCGTCAAACGGATTGTGCATCTGTGCATGGCGGGCGGACCGTCGCATCTGGAGACGTTCGACGAGAAGCCAAAGTTGCGTGAGATGCATGGTGAGCCGATGCCGTCATCGCTCACGGAGGGGCAGCAGATCGCCCAGCTGCAGGGGCGCGAACTGAAATGCTTCGCGCCCCAGTTCGAGTTCCAGAGCTTCGGCGAGAGCGGCCAGCGGATCTGTTCGCTGTTCCCGCAGATCGGTTCCGTCGCCGACGACCTCTGCATCATTCGCTCGATGCACACCGACCAGATCAACCACGACCCGGCGCATACGCTGTTCAATACTGGCTCGTCGCAGGCGGGGCGGCCCAGCATGGGGTCCTGGCTGCTGTACGGTCTGGGACAGGAGTGCGACGATCTGCCCGGATATGTGGTGCTCACATCGGTCGGCAAGGGTGGCCAGGCGCAGCCGATCGCGGCCCGGCAGTGGCACAGCGGCTTCCTTCCCTCCCGCTACCAGGGGGTGCAGTTTCACTCCAGTGGGGCGCCCGTTCTGTACCTGAACCGCCCCGAAGGCGTCTCGCTGCAGCAGCAGTCCCGGCTGGTCGACACCGTCAATCAGCTCAACCGCCAGTTCGACGACGTCGTCGACGATCCGGAGATCGCCACGCGGATCCAGCAGTACGAAATGGCGTTCCGCATGCAGACCAGCGTCCCCGAGCTGATGGATCTCTCCTCGGAATCAAAGGAGACATTCGACGCCTACGGCACACAGGGGGGAGACGGCACCTTTGCGTCCAACTGCCTGCTGGCCCGACGGCTGCTCGAAAAGGGAGTCCGTTTCGTCCAGCTCTACCATCGGGCGTGGGACCATCACGGCGGCATCAAGCGGTCGATGGAGATCACCGCGAACGAAGTCGATCAGGCGACCGCGGCGTTCATCCGCGACCTCAAGCAGCGCGGCCTGTACGACGACACCCTCATCGTCTGGGGAGGCGAATTCGGCCGTACCCCGATGGCGCAGGGAAGCGGTCGCGACCACCACATCAAAGGCTTCTCGATGCTCCTCTCCGGCGGAGCGGTTCGCGGCGGCACGTCGTGGGGCGGAACCGACGAACTCGGCTACAACGCGGTCGAACACCCGATGCATGTTCGCGACTTTCACGCCACGATGCTGCATCTGTTCGGCATCGATCATCGAAGGTTCAGCTACCGCTTCCAGGGACTCGACTTCCGCCTCACCGGCGTCGAGGAAGCACACGTCGTCCGGGATATCCTCACCTGA
- a CDS encoding PSD1 and planctomycete cytochrome C domain-containing protein, with protein sequence MTRLLLTLVLAVLAGPAAAADSIEFNRDIRPILSDRCFACHGPDAATREADLRLDVREAALKDRGGYHAIAPGDLDASEVVARITSDGDDRMPPPDHAKPLSEDEKQLLTRWIEQGAEYQEHWSLVPLSRPEVPDVANREWVRTPVDAFILQGLEEEGLAPSPPADPRTLVRRLSFDLTGLPPDPALVESFRETPSRKTWEQLVEERLASPHYGERMAIYWLDLVRYADTLGYHGDQVRSVSPYRDYVIRAFNENKPFDEFTIEQLAGDLLPDATLSQKVASTYNRLNRASGEGGVQPKEYLAKYSADRVRTTGSVWLGMTFGCAECHDHKFDPFTAKDFYSFAAFFADIRELGIVRGANHIEQLPVPTEEQAAQLQQLTREIAAARSEYERTSPELTAAFESWQQEVLRQAELWQPLQVTEAASEGGAKLTVQEDGSVLASGRNPDKDVYTLHANIDLPAIAGLRLELLPDKSLPAKGPGRASNGNLVIHVVEAVVAEESVPWESATATHSQNNHSPEHIINGHRNGWAILPQTGQSHHLVLVAKDPVALSGEGPKTIEVRIRQNHGNGHNVGRFRLHAASTPGAGTGNEFASPEVMVLLQTPAEKRTDDQRKQLDNAFRAQTPLLADVRERLGRLESAKDRLEKSIVTTLATKATEPRMIRVLPRGNWMDDSGEVVEPAVPHFLPQPSQKNGRLNRLDLALWMTSRDNPLVARTFVNRLWMLFFGHGLCRTVDDLGSQGEWPTHSELLDWLAVEFIDSGWDVKHIVRLMLLSNTWQQSSNANDELRSRDPFNRLYARQSRWRLDAEMVRDNALAVSGLLVDDIGGSSAKPYQPAGYWAQLNFPKRTYQHDKGANQYRRGLYTHWQRTFLHPSLLAFDAPAREECTARRDRSNTPLQALVLLNDPTYVEAARVLAGNVIREGGNTTADRLDWLYRRVLARAPSDFERALLTDLFDENLANYRSSPKAADSLLETGLAPRRETIDAAEAAAWTAVTRAVLNLHETIMRY encoded by the coding sequence ATGACTCGACTTCTCCTGACGCTCGTACTGGCCGTTCTGGCCGGCCCGGCTGCTGCCGCCGACTCGATCGAGTTCAACCGCGACATCCGCCCGATCCTGTCCGACCGGTGTTTCGCCTGTCACGGACCGGACGCGGCCACTCGGGAAGCCGACCTGCGTCTCGATGTGAGGGAAGCCGCCCTCAAAGACCGCGGCGGCTACCACGCGATCGCACCGGGTGATCTCGATGCAAGCGAAGTGGTCGCCCGCATCACCAGCGACGGCGACGACCGCATGCCCCCTCCCGACCATGCGAAGCCTCTCAGCGAAGACGAGAAGCAGCTCCTCACCCGCTGGATTGAACAGGGAGCGGAGTACCAGGAGCACTGGTCGCTGGTCCCGCTGAGCCGGCCGGAGGTCCCGGACGTTGCCAACAGGGAATGGGTCCGCACTCCGGTCGATGCGTTTATTCTGCAAGGCCTCGAAGAGGAAGGGCTCGCGCCATCCCCACCGGCTGACCCGCGGACGCTCGTCCGGCGACTCTCTTTCGACCTGACGGGTCTCCCACCCGACCCGGCCCTGGTCGAATCGTTCCGGGAGACCCCATCCCGCAAGACATGGGAACAGCTCGTCGAGGAACGGCTCGCCTCCCCGCACTACGGCGAGCGAATGGCGATCTACTGGCTCGATCTGGTCCGCTATGCCGATACGCTCGGATACCACGGCGACCAGGTCCGCAGCGTTTCTCCCTATCGCGACTATGTGATTCGGGCCTTCAACGAGAACAAGCCGTTCGACGAGTTCACCATTGAACAGCTCGCCGGCGACCTGCTTCCCGACGCCACGCTCTCACAGAAGGTCGCCTCGACCTATAACCGTCTCAACAGAGCGTCGGGCGAAGGTGGTGTACAACCGAAGGAGTACCTCGCCAAGTACTCGGCCGATCGCGTGCGGACGACCGGCTCGGTCTGGCTCGGCATGACGTTCGGGTGTGCCGAGTGTCACGACCACAAGTTCGATCCGTTTACGGCAAAGGACTTCTACAGCTTCGCAGCCTTCTTCGCGGATATCCGGGAACTCGGCATCGTTCGCGGGGCCAACCATATCGAGCAGCTCCCTGTTCCTACCGAAGAACAGGCCGCGCAGTTGCAGCAACTGACCCGCGAAATCGCCGCGGCACGCAGCGAGTACGAACGGACTTCGCCGGAACTGACCGCGGCGTTCGAGTCGTGGCAGCAGGAGGTTCTTCGTCAGGCGGAACTCTGGCAGCCGCTGCAGGTCACCGAAGCGGCTTCCGAAGGCGGCGCGAAACTGACCGTGCAGGAGGACGGCTCCGTGCTCGCCAGCGGCAGGAACCCCGATAAGGACGTGTACACGCTTCACGCAAACATCGACCTCCCGGCCATTGCAGGACTCCGCCTGGAACTGCTGCCGGACAAGTCGCTGCCGGCCAAAGGCCCCGGACGCGCCAGCAACGGCAACCTGGTCATTCACGTCGTCGAAGCGGTTGTCGCCGAAGAATCGGTCCCGTGGGAGTCGGCGACGGCGACACACAGTCAGAACAACCATTCCCCCGAACACATCATCAACGGTCATCGCAACGGCTGGGCCATCCTGCCGCAGACCGGCCAGAGTCACCACCTCGTCCTGGTGGCGAAAGATCCCGTCGCCCTTTCCGGGGAAGGGCCCAAGACAATCGAGGTCCGGATCCGGCAGAATCACGGCAACGGTCACAATGTCGGTCGATTCCGGCTGCACGCCGCGTCGACACCGGGCGCAGGCACAGGAAACGAGTTCGCCTCCCCCGAAGTGATGGTACTCCTGCAGACGCCGGCGGAGAAACGGACCGACGATCAGCGGAAGCAGCTCGACAACGCCTTCCGCGCGCAGACGCCGCTGCTGGCCGATGTCCGCGAGCGGCTCGGTCGGCTCGAATCCGCGAAAGACCGGCTGGAGAAGTCGATCGTGACCACGCTGGCCACGAAAGCGACCGAACCACGCATGATTCGCGTTCTGCCGCGGGGCAACTGGATGGATGACTCCGGCGAGGTCGTCGAGCCGGCCGTGCCGCATTTCCTGCCACAGCCCTCGCAGAAAAACGGACGCCTGAACCGGCTCGACCTGGCCCTCTGGATGACGTCACGCGACAACCCGCTGGTGGCCCGCACGTTCGTCAACCGGCTCTGGATGCTGTTTTTCGGACACGGGCTCTGCCGCACGGTCGATGATCTGGGATCGCAGGGAGAATGGCCGACACACTCGGAGCTGCTGGACTGGCTCGCGGTCGAGTTCATCGACAGCGGCTGGGATGTCAAACACATCGTCCGTCTGATGCTGCTGTCGAATACGTGGCAACAGTCGTCAAATGCGAACGACGAATTGCGCAGCCGTGATCCGTTCAACCGGCTGTACGCCCGGCAGTCCCGCTGGCGACTCGACGCCGAGATGGTTCGCGATAACGCGCTGGCGGTGAGTGGGCTGCTCGTCGACGACATCGGCGGCAGCAGTGCGAAACCGTATCAGCCGGCCGGTTACTGGGCGCAGTTGAACTTCCCCAAGCGAACCTACCAGCACGACAAGGGAGCCAATCAATATCGCCGCGGGCTGTACACACACTGGCAGCGTACGTTTCTGCATCCGAGCCTGCTCGCCTTCGATGCACCGGCTCGCGAGGAATGCACTGCCCGACGTGACCGCTCCAATACTCCGCTGCAGGCGCTGGTCCTTCTCAATGACCCGACCTACGTCGAAGCGGCCCGGGTACTCGCAGGGAACGTCATCCGTGAGGGAGGGAACACGACTGCGGATCGGCTGGATTGGCTGTACCGACGGGTCCTGGCCCGCGCTCCCTCCGACTTTGAACGCGCTCTGCTGACGGATCTGTTCGACGAGAACCTGGCCAACTACCGGTCTTCACCAAAAGCCGCCGATAGTCTCCTCGAAACCGGCCTGGCGCCCCGACGCGAAACGATCGATGCGGCAGAAGCGGCTGCCTGGACTGCGGTGACGCGTGCCGTGCTCAATCTGCATGAGACGATCATGCGGTACTGA
- a CDS encoding prenyltransferase/squalene oxidase repeat-containing protein: protein MRTCPAITILPGVLLLLSATQAAADQAALHETVSKAIPYVAAKGVEWIEEKDCVSCHRVSLMTWALLDAKQHGFEVDAGELSGWRTWSREALLSERDEGDDLVGSRNTEALSHILWAERDQSDRPLDGFVALIRQTQKEDGTWPAGGQLPMQKRPADETAHVSTMWNVLALGTTGDADDEALRSQALETVTSVEQAESTEWHALRLLIAVQSRDADVIARWTERLQKHQREDGGWGWRVEDDSDALGTGMALYALSEAGVPSDHDSIRRAVDFLTTTQNDDGSWTVRNTKEKKKTRPAETATYWGTCWAVIGLVATLDEPAAATTVSAD, encoded by the coding sequence ATGCGCACCTGCCCAGCCATCACCATTCTGCCGGGAGTTCTCCTGCTCCTGTCCGCGACGCAGGCTGCTGCCGATCAGGCCGCCCTCCACGAGACCGTCAGCAAAGCCATCCCCTATGTCGCCGCAAAAGGGGTCGAATGGATCGAAGAGAAGGACTGCGTCTCCTGCCATCGCGTCTCCCTGATGACGTGGGCGCTGCTCGACGCGAAACAGCACGGCTTCGAGGTCGACGCCGGAGAACTGTCGGGGTGGCGAACCTGGTCCCGCGAGGCACTCCTGTCCGAACGGGATGAAGGGGATGACCTCGTCGGTTCGCGCAACACCGAGGCGCTCAGCCACATCCTCTGGGCCGAGCGCGACCAGTCGGATCGCCCGCTGGACGGCTTCGTCGCCCTCATCCGCCAAACTCAGAAAGAAGACGGCACCTGGCCCGCGGGGGGACAGCTTCCGATGCAGAAGCGTCCGGCCGATGAGACCGCGCACGTCTCCACCATGTGGAACGTGCTTGCTCTGGGAACGACCGGGGATGCCGACGACGAGGCGCTGCGCTCCCAAGCGCTGGAGACGGTCACCAGCGTGGAACAGGCGGAGAGCACGGAATGGCACGCACTGAGGCTGCTGATCGCCGTCCAGTCCCGTGATGCCGATGTCATCGCACGCTGGACGGAGCGGCTGCAGAAGCACCAGCGTGAGGACGGCGGCTGGGGCTGGCGGGTCGAAGACGACAGCGACGCACTCGGGACCGGGATGGCTCTGTACGCCCTCAGCGAAGCGGGCGTGCCGTCCGATCACGATTCGATCCGGCGGGCCGTGGACTTCCTTACCACAACGCAGAACGACGACGGCAGCTGGACGGTCCGCAACACGAAAGAGAAGAAGAAGACCAGGCCGGCTGAAACCGCCACCTACTGGGGGACCTGCTGGGCGGTCATCGGCCTGGTGGCCACGCTTGACGAGCCGGCCGCTGCCACGACGGTCTCCGCAGACTGA
- a CDS encoding sulfatase family protein: MPKPGQHPRGARVLRAFITSLVAILFLLTSSTLPAQDPPPNFIIIFTDDQGYQDLGCFGSETIRTPHIDRMAREGMRLTSFYAQAVCGPSRAALMTGCYPIRVGEPGNRKNQHTILHPQEVTIAEVLKQRDYATGCLGKWHLGQRQGDGWDPETMPNGQGFDEFFGTPLFNGFTVYVDDTKFRSQLLRNDSVVDDAIESWDSITGDYTREAIDFIKRHRDRPFFLYLAHNMPHIPLGAGDQFRGRSEHGPYADAIEEIDWSTGQILDTLRQLELDSRTLVIFTSDNGPWLETTRGNDPDGKPLIPREHSGTAAPLKGYKMLTWEGGLRVPCAAWWPGTIPAGTTCDEIAATIDLLPTFASLADARLPQDRTLDGHDITPLLLDRPDAVSPHDETGLLYYRYTALEAVRSGRWKLVLPRPEHPPWTGWSGRFHGSRVEELALYDLENDAGEARNVAAEHPEVVTRLQSLIERASNELGDYNRIGTGARFFDDGPERPDMWTGRQQQKPPATPVRYDNAKPAGNLRFTFEEGELGDWTVVKGEFGQPVTDRDALPNHRQQPFNKQGEYFLFTGHRADRAQGDDRFTGVIESPLFVLKGDTIRFLVGGGSGQQTYVALSNEQGEELMKAHGQNGPALRRVEWDVAEYGGQRVRLRIVDRSTGGWGHVTFDDFSCEGEIVRASR; this comes from the coding sequence ATGCCGAAGCCAGGACAACATCCCAGGGGAGCCCGCGTCCTCCGGGCGTTCATTACGTCTCTGGTCGCGATCCTGTTCCTTCTGACTTCGTCGACGCTGCCTGCGCAAGACCCGCCGCCGAACTTCATCATCATCTTCACGGACGATCAGGGCTATCAGGATCTGGGCTGCTTCGGCAGCGAAACGATCCGCACGCCGCACATCGATCGCATGGCCCGCGAAGGGATGCGGCTGACCAGCTTTTACGCACAGGCCGTCTGCGGACCGAGCCGGGCGGCACTGATGACCGGCTGCTATCCGATCCGCGTCGGCGAACCGGGCAACCGCAAGAACCAGCACACGATCCTGCACCCGCAGGAGGTCACCATCGCGGAAGTGCTCAAACAGAGAGACTACGCCACCGGCTGCCTCGGAAAATGGCATTTGGGACAGCGACAGGGAGACGGCTGGGATCCCGAGACGATGCCGAACGGCCAGGGGTTTGATGAGTTCTTCGGCACACCTCTGTTCAACGGCTTCACCGTCTACGTGGACGACACGAAGTTTCGCAGCCAGCTGCTTCGCAACGATTCGGTTGTCGACGATGCGATCGAGAGCTGGGACTCGATCACCGGCGACTACACCCGAGAAGCGATCGATTTCATCAAGCGACATCGCGACCGGCCGTTCTTCCTGTATCTCGCCCACAACATGCCCCACATCCCTCTCGGTGCCGGCGACCAGTTCCGCGGTCGCAGCGAACATGGCCCCTACGCCGACGCCATCGAAGAGATCGACTGGTCGACCGGTCAGATTCTCGACACGCTGCGTCAACTCGAGCTCGATTCGCGAACGCTCGTGATCTTCACGTCAGACAACGGGCCGTGGCTCGAAACAACGCGTGGGAACGATCCCGACGGGAAGCCGCTCATCCCCCGCGAGCACTCCGGCACGGCAGCCCCCCTCAAGGGCTACAAGATGCTCACGTGGGAAGGGGGACTTCGCGTGCCGTGTGCCGCCTGGTGGCCGGGCACGATCCCGGCGGGAACGACCTGCGACGAGATTGCCGCCACGATCGACCTGCTTCCCACGTTCGCCTCACTGGCCGATGCCAGGCTTCCCCAGGACCGCACGCTCGACGGACATGACATCACGCCGCTGCTGCTCGATCGGCCCGATGCCGTAAGCCCCCACGATGAAACCGGCCTGCTGTACTATCGCTACACGGCACTTGAAGCGGTGCGGAGCGGCCGCTGGAAGCTCGTCCTCCCCCGGCCGGAGCATCCCCCCTGGACCGGCTGGAGCGGACGATTCCACGGCAGCCGGGTCGAAGAACTGGCGCTGTACGACCTCGAGAACGACGCAGGCGAGGCCCGCAATGTGGCAGCGGAGCACCCGGAGGTCGTCACGCGGCTGCAGAGCCTGATTGAACGGGCCAGCAACGAACTGGGCGACTACAACCGGATCGGCACCGGTGCCCGCTTCTTTGATGACGGACCGGAACGCCCCGACATGTGGACAGGCCGGCAACAGCAGAAACCCCCGGCCACTCCCGTGCGTTACGACAATGCGAAACCGGCCGGCAACCTGCGGTTCACCTTTGAGGAAGGAGAACTGGGTGACTGGACCGTTGTGAAAGGCGAGTTTGGCCAGCCTGTCACCGACCGGGATGCCCTCCCCAATCACCGCCAGCAACCGTTCAACAAGCAGGGTGAGTACTTCCTGTTCACCGGCCACCGGGCCGATCGGGCACAGGGAGATGATCGCTTCACCGGCGTGATCGAATCGCCGCTGTTCGTTCTCAAAGGGGACACGATCCGCTTTCTGGTCGGCGGTGGCTCCGGCCAACAGACGTATGTCGCCCTCAGCAACGAGCAGGGTGAAGAATTGATGAAAGCCCACGGTCAGAACGGCCCGGCACTGCGGCGGGTCGAGTGGGACGTCGCGGAATACGGAGGGCAGCGTGTCCGACTGCGGATCGTCGACCGCAGCACCGGCGGCTGGGGACACGTGACGTTCGACGACTTCTCCTGTGAGGGTGAGATTGTGCGTGCCTCCCGCTGA
- a CDS encoding cation diffusion facilitator family transporter — translation MTENTEHSAPDRSETATPDRPRLLRRGMWLNGILIVWNIVEGIIGVTAGLLAGSVALLGFSIDSGIEVLSAAFVWWRLRAELHGETGDSAEELEERTERIAGGLLLLLATYLVIDAGRRLLGAGPEAGESTIGIVLTALSLVVMPVLGWLKLRTAKELGSGALRADAFETITCAWLSLTTLIGLSLNAILGWSGADPVAAMVIVPLIVREGLEALRGEDEDQDGD, via the coding sequence ATGACTGAGAACACGGAACATTCGGCACCGGACCGGTCCGAAACTGCCACGCCGGATCGTCCTCGACTCCTTCGCCGCGGAATGTGGCTGAACGGAATCCTCATCGTCTGGAACATTGTCGAGGGAATCATCGGCGTGACGGCCGGTCTGCTGGCCGGTTCGGTCGCCCTGCTGGGGTTCAGCATCGATTCGGGGATTGAGGTACTCAGTGCGGCTTTTGTCTGGTGGCGACTGCGGGCCGAGCTGCATGGCGAAACGGGGGACTCCGCCGAAGAACTCGAGGAACGAACCGAGCGGATCGCCGGCGGACTGCTGCTTCTGCTGGCCACGTACCTCGTCATCGATGCCGGCCGGCGCCTGCTGGGGGCCGGGCCGGAAGCGGGAGAGAGTACGATCGGCATCGTGCTGACGGCCCTGTCGCTGGTTGTGATGCCGGTGCTTGGCTGGCTGAAACTGCGGACGGCAAAGGAGCTCGGAAGCGGCGCGCTGCGGGCGGACGCGTTCGAGACGATCACCTGTGCCTGGTTATCGCTGACGACGCTGATCGGACTGAGTCTGAACGCCATACTCGGCTGGAGTGGAGCCGACCCGGTCGCCGCGATGGTCATCGTGCCGCTCATCGTGCGCGAAGGACTCGAGGCACTCCGCGGCGAGGACGAAGATCAGGACGGCGACTGA
- a CDS encoding SGNH/GDSL hydrolase family protein produces MIARRSRLLSGLMTAVFLMVFTGLAVADDAPFPGKQSEWHGFDRYDFEVDGKPVLVVAPKQAAPGKPWVWHGEFFGHKPAPDIALLERGFHIVYMRVPNMFGSPKAIAHWNAFYDELTGKYGFAKKAALVGLSRGGLYCYNWAAANPDKVACIYGDAPVCDFKSWPGGKGKGKGSPRDWKLVLEVFGFENEAEALAWPHNPIDSLEPLAKAGVPLLHVYGDADDVVPWDENTGIIAERYRKLGGSITLIDKPGVGHHPHGLEDSTPIVQFIARHASVPQPPEYRPVAAELVRPRDGLGNVLNKLEQGEPVRIAYLGGSITAAPGWRVQTRDWFRSEFPEAEVEEIHAAIGGTGSDLGVFRLEHDVLQHRPDLLFVEFAVNDGGAAPERIWKAMEGIVRQTWAEDPRCDICFVYTFRVGYENDLREGHCPRAASAMELLADHYGIPSINMALKVVDLEQAGKLIFKSDEPTPEAVIRFSKDGVHPLDEGHRIYTDVIAGAIRQMEATSEPLDHQAKLAVPFVADHWQAATTVPVTQEILSGDWKRLDDDNPLARRFQNRMGPLWEGTEPGSRLTFRFRGSTAKLYDLLGPDGGQVIITVDGKRREKPVPRFDSYCTYHRIATLTVADGLDPHEVHTVTVEIHPEQPDRSPVAFRLQDPETELKSPKYQGTNVRVSRILVLGEVLND; encoded by the coding sequence ATGATTGCCCGACGTTCCCGCCTGCTGTCCGGTCTGATGACCGCAGTGTTCCTCATGGTCTTCACTGGACTCGCTGTCGCAGACGACGCTCCGTTCCCCGGCAAACAGAGTGAGTGGCACGGCTTCGACCGGTACGATTTCGAAGTGGACGGCAAGCCGGTGCTGGTCGTCGCCCCGAAACAGGCTGCCCCCGGCAAGCCGTGGGTCTGGCACGGCGAGTTCTTCGGGCACAAGCCGGCTCCCGATATCGCACTGCTCGAACGGGGCTTTCACATCGTCTACATGCGGGTGCCGAACATGTTCGGCTCACCGAAAGCGATTGCCCACTGGAACGCCTTCTACGACGAGCTGACCGGGAAGTACGGCTTCGCGAAGAAGGCGGCTCTGGTGGGACTCAGCCGGGGCGGGCTGTATTGCTACAACTGGGCCGCCGCCAATCCCGACAAGGTCGCCTGCATCTATGGCGACGCACCGGTCTGTGATTTCAAAAGCTGGCCGGGCGGCAAGGGGAAAGGGAAGGGGAGCCCCCGCGACTGGAAGCTGGTCCTGGAGGTCTTCGGCTTCGAGAACGAGGCCGAAGCACTCGCCTGGCCGCACAATCCGATCGACAGTCTCGAGCCGCTCGCGAAGGCGGGCGTGCCGCTGCTGCACGTCTATGGTGATGCCGATGACGTCGTCCCGTGGGATGAGAACACGGGCATCATTGCCGAGCGGTATCGCAAGCTGGGCGGTTCAATCACGCTGATCGACAAGCCGGGCGTGGGACATCATCCGCACGGCCTGGAGGACTCGACGCCGATCGTCCAGTTCATCGCCCGGCACGCATCCGTCCCCCAACCGCCGGAGTATCGACCGGTCGCTGCCGAGCTTGTCCGTCCGCGCGATGGCCTGGGCAATGTGCTCAATAAGCTTGAGCAGGGCGAGCCGGTCCGCATCGCTTACCTGGGAGGCTCGATCACCGCAGCACCCGGCTGGCGGGTGCAGACCCGTGACTGGTTCCGCAGCGAGTTTCCCGAGGCGGAGGTGGAGGAGATTCACGCGGCGATCGGCGGGACCGGGAGCGACCTCGGCGTCTTCCGGTTGGAGCACGACGTCCTGCAGCATCGGCCCGATCTGCTGTTCGTCGAGTTCGCCGTCAACGATGGGGGCGCCGCGCCCGAGCGGATCTGGAAAGCGATGGAGGGGATCGTACGGCAGACGTGGGCGGAGGATCCCCGCTGCGACATCTGCTTCGTGTACACGTTCCGCGTCGGCTACGAGAACGACCTGCGGGAAGGGCACTGTCCCCGGGCCGCCTCGGCGATGGAACTGCTGGCGGACCACTACGGCATTCCGTCGATCAACATGGCGCTGAAGGTGGTCGACCTCGAACAGGCCGGGAAACTGATCTTCAAATCAGACGAACCGACGCCGGAGGCTGTTATCCGGTTTTCGAAGGATGGCGTGCATCCGCTCGACGAGGGACACCGCATCTACACCGACGTGATCGCGGGCGCGATCCGGCAGATGGAAGCGACATCCGAGCCGCTCGATCATCAGGCGAAACTCGCGGTTCCGTTCGTTGCCGATCACTGGCAGGCGGCAACAACAGTTCCGGTAACGCAGGAGATACTCAGCGGCGACTGGAAGAGGCTCGACGACGACAACCCGCTCGCCCGCCGGTTCCAGAATCGGATGGGACCGCTGTGGGAAGGGACCGAGCCGGGCAGCCGGCTGACGTTCCGTTTTCGCGGTTCGACGGCGAAGCTGTATGACCTGCTCGGACCGGACGGCGGGCAGGTGATCATCACCGTGGACGGTAAGCGGCGGGAGAAGCCGGTGCCCCGGTTCGACAGCTACTGCACCTATCATCGCATTGCGACGCTGACGGTGGCGGACGGGCTCGATCCGCACGAGGTGCATACCGTGACGGTCGAGATTCATCCCGAGCAGCCGGACCGCTCGCCGGTCGCCTTCCGCCTGCAGGACCCCGAAACCGAACTGAAGTCGCCGAAGTACCAGGGAACCAACGTGCGGGTCAGCCGCATTCTCGTGCTGGGTGAGGTGCTCAATGACTGA